A region from the Rheinheimera mangrovi genome encodes:
- a CDS encoding CBS domain-containing protein has translation MQVSAIMTRKLTMVDPDMSLSALKDIFNQSKFQHVPVIDASRRLVGIVSVKDYFKALAPVMDAASEKTLDIFVTSRKIKHVMTSPVIAVPEDYPVVKAAALLLKHNIGCLPVTDQDNVAIGIVSWKDIMRIVVLQAARKSRLAYGAAAEEE, from the coding sequence ATGCAAGTATCTGCCATTATGACCAGAAAATTGACCATGGTTGACCCGGATATGAGTTTGTCTGCGTTAAAAGACATTTTTAATCAGTCCAAATTTCAGCATGTGCCCGTTATTGATGCCAGCAGGCGTCTGGTAGGTATAGTTTCAGTGAAAGATTATTTCAAAGCTCTGGCTCCTGTAATGGATGCTGCGTCAGAAAAAACTTTGGATATCTTTGTCACCAGCCGTAAAATTAAGCATGTGATGACCAGCCCTGTGATTGCGGTGCCTGAAGATTATCCTGTCGTGAAAGCCGCGGCATTATTGCTCAAACACAATATTGGCTGCTTACCTGTGACTGATCAGGATAATGTGGCTATAGGTATAGTGTCGTGGAAAGATATTATGCGGATAGTGGTGTTGCAGGCTGCACGTAAAAGCAGATTAGCTTATGGTGCAGCGGCTGAAGAAGAGTAG
- the gshA gene encoding glutamate--cysteine ligase produces MSHFLEQRLAALGTTSFQTAIKGIRRGIERETLRINPDGQLAQTGHAKALGSALTHPLITTDFSESLLEFITPAQTDIDVTLKQLTDIHKFALSHIGEERLWAGSMPCYIGHQDEIQLAQYGSSNVGTMKTVYRQGLKNRYGSMMQAISGVHFNFSIPQEFWQQYQQLLGDTGSLQDFISAQYLHLIRNYKRYVWLVVYLFGASPAMCSSFLQGREPKYKFQTLGKGSLYLPYATSLRMSDLGYTNSAQSSLNISYNNLPDYIKGLRQAISTPSAEYANIGIKVDGQYQQLNSNILQIENEFYSTIRPKRTTQSGERPTCALKRRGVEYIEVRALDVNPFSAVGINAEQMRFLDLFLIYCLLEKSPDLSADEQTVTEQNLRKVVTEGRKRNLDLNENGQPRLMLDWAEQLFADLMPIANWMDAAHGGDSYSAAIKEFYLGLLDPNQTYSGKLLSRLIAQQQDSPYYALALAEQYRQQLAATDYQIYTEAEFEQMAAVSLLEQQKIEQADDVNFDQYLERYFADL; encoded by the coding sequence TTGAGTCATTTCCTCGAACAACGTCTGGCTGCGCTTGGCACCACGTCATTTCAAACTGCAATTAAAGGTATCAGACGGGGTATTGAGCGGGAGACGTTGCGGATTAATCCGGATGGCCAACTGGCACAAACGGGTCATGCAAAAGCTTTAGGGTCGGCTTTGACTCATCCTTTAATTACTACAGATTTTTCAGAGTCTTTGCTGGAGTTTATTACCCCGGCTCAGACCGATATTGACGTCACTTTAAAACAACTGACAGATATTCATAAGTTTGCCTTGTCCCATATAGGCGAAGAGCGGCTTTGGGCCGGTTCTATGCCTTGTTACATAGGCCATCAGGACGAAATTCAGCTAGCACAATATGGCAGTTCTAACGTTGGCACCATGAAAACCGTGTATCGTCAGGGCCTTAAAAACCGTTATGGCAGCATGATGCAGGCCATTAGTGGTGTGCATTTTAACTTCTCAATTCCACAAGAGTTTTGGCAGCAGTATCAGCAGTTATTAGGGGATACAGGTTCATTACAGGATTTTATTTCTGCTCAGTACCTGCACCTTATTCGTAACTATAAAAGATACGTCTGGCTGGTGGTGTATTTGTTTGGTGCCTCTCCGGCCATGTGTAGCTCGTTTTTACAAGGCCGTGAGCCTAAGTATAAGTTCCAGACTCTGGGCAAAGGCTCTTTGTATTTACCTTATGCCACTTCTTTACGTATGAGTGATCTGGGCTACACCAACAGTGCACAGTCCAGTTTAAATATCAGCTACAACAATTTACCGGATTATATTAAAGGCTTACGCCAGGCTATTTCGACGCCTTCTGCTGAATACGCCAATATTGGCATTAAAGTGGACGGGCAGTACCAGCAACTGAACAGCAATATACTGCAAATAGAAAACGAATTTTATTCAACCATCCGGCCTAAACGCACCACTCAAAGTGGCGAGCGGCCAACCTGTGCTTTAAAACGCCGTGGTGTTGAGTACATCGAAGTGCGGGCTCTGGATGTAAACCCATTTAGTGCTGTGGGGATTAACGCTGAACAAATGCGTTTTCTCGATTTGTTTTTAATTTATTGTTTATTAGAAAAAAGCCCTGATCTATCAGCTGACGAACAGACGGTGACAGAGCAAAACCTGCGCAAAGTGGTCACAGAAGGCCGTAAGCGGAATTTAGATCTGAATGAGAATGGTCAGCCTCGTTTAATGTTGGACTGGGCTGAACAACTGTTTGCTGATCTGATGCCTATAGCGAACTGGATGGATGCTGCTCATGGTGGTGATTCGTACAGTGCTGCTATCAAAGAGTTTTACTTAGGCTTATTAGACCCGAACCAAACCTACTCAGGTAAGTTATTAAGCCGTTTAATAGCCCAGCAACAGGACAGCCCTTATTATGCGCTGGCTTTGGCTGAACAATACCGCCAGCAGCTCGCAGCAACTGATTACCAGATTTATACTGAAGCAGAATTTGAGCAGATGGCTGCGGTATCTTTGCTAGAACAGCAGAAGATTGAACAGGCAGACGA